GGAGGCTGGATGTAATTGACCTGATACGGCTGCGGAGGTTGGCAAGCGGTCGGCGCATAGCCGGTGGTGATGACCGGCTGAGGGGGGGCTTCGTCTTTGCCGGTTATCCAGTCGGTCAGCCAGCAGCCGGCATGAGCGGCGTCGCCGATCGACATCAGCAAAATCAGGGCCAGGATAGGGGCTCGCGACATGAGAAAGCCTTTTCTTTCGCACACATGTTTCTTGTCGCAGATCCATCGCGTTTGCTGGGGGCCAAGTCCGTGCCGCCCTGGATCGCCCAAAACACGATCCAGGGAAAGGTAGATCAGAAACCTAAGCCAGAACAGGAATTGCAGCCTGATTTCGGCGGAATTTCGCCACTTTCGGGGCGGTTGAGCCGCAGAGGAAACGAGCGCCGCTTGGGGATCTTTCGCCACATGCGAGAACTTTAGCGGTTGTGAAAAAACCGCGGAGACTTTTTGCGTCAAACGGGGCGCTGCGCCGTTACGCTCGCCGCGACTCGTACAGGTGATACAACTGGAACAACGTCTCGCGAAGGTCGCCCTGATGGCGGCGGCACATCATTCGCGCGTCGTCGGCAGTAACCAGAGGATCGACATCACGCTGTAACATCTCGGCAAGCTGAACCGCCATCTCTTCGGACGGCTGCGTGCGGTAGACGACCGGTAGGCCGATTTCTGCGTGGGCCGTTACCAAGATTCGCCGGTTCGTTAACTCTCGGATACGAGGAGCGCTCCGCCACAGGAACCAGCGTCGCTTGAGCCAAGAGAGTTGTTCAAACCCGTCGACGACTAAAATCTCGAGGTCGTCAGGCGGACTTAATGTTCCGGTAGATGGAGCGCTGCGGTGGAACGTGACCCGTCGTTCGGTCAGGCCGTACTTACGCCACAGTGGAGATAGCGTATCTAACAGCGTCGACTTGCCCGAGCCGTGCGGACCGAGGATGGCGCCCCGCCAACCGACGTCGCGGAGTCCCTCGACGATCTGCTCGGCCGACGGGTCTGAGGAGAATTGAAACGGGATCGCCCCCGGACGAACCTGCCGACTGGCGAACGGGTTCGTGCTAACCACGCGAAGCCCCGGCGCCGTTGTCGGCAGTCACGTCGCGATTGCCGCCGGCCGCCGAGGCGAGTTCAAACTCCAGCTCTTCGACCAGGTCGCGTCCCTTGCCAACGAAAACGCGAACCCGCACGACCCAGTGGATTTTGACGATCTTGCCGTTGTACGAGAGAGGACTTCGGGGCAGTCGGGTCGTCAGCGTTTGCAGACGCGTCAAATCGCCGTCGGCCTCTTCGCCGGGGACCAGCCGCACAAACTCGTGGGCCGACAGGTCTTCTTCACCGGTTCCCTCGGTATGCCAGACCACCGAGGCTTCGATCGCCGAGATGTTGACTGCCGGCAGGTTGCTGATTTCAAACCGCGCAGTCAGTTCGTCGTCGGCCGCGTATTGTCGCGAAGGCCGATCGAGCGAGATCGTGATGTGCGGTTCGTCCGTCATGCGCGTTGTTAGACCGGCGGATAAACGATGATCGGAAAGCTGCGCACCTGGCGACCGGCGCCTTTGGCGTCGAGATCGACCAGCAGCTTCCAGTGGACGGCGTTGTGGCTCGATTTAAACGAGTGCATCGCCGCAGGGGGTATCTGAAAGTGTAATTGCTCTTCAAACGGGGCGCCGGGACGAACCACCAACCCGCGGAAATTCGCGACTTCGGCGTCGTAGACCTTGGCGGTCTCGGTCCGGACGTCGGTCCCATGCAGAAAAGTCGCCTCCTCTTCGCAGACCAGCGTAACCCGCATCTTCTTGATGTGCATCCGTCCCGCTTGCGACAGGTGCAGTTTGTAGTCGCGTCCCGGCAAAAGCGGATGGTTGGAGATTTCGATATACGTCGGGCCGACGCGGGTATGCAGCGCGATCTGGCGGAGGAAATGGTAGATCGACCAGACGCCGACCGCGATCGCCGCAATCGTCAGCAAGATCAGAAACCAGTTCGGCTCGCGGCGCTCGAGATCGGCGATCGCCGCCAGGGCGAAAACCGCCGTCATGCCGCTCCAGATCAAACTGAATAGCAGCGTGGCGAACAACCACCACGCCGGCGAAACTTCGATCGGCAAGCGATAGGCCAAGCGAACGCCGGGGCTGTTGGTCAGGTTGTCGCCGCTAGGAATATTGGGATAGGCGGACGGGGGCAACAGATCGCCGATCAATTCGATCTTCTGCGCACTTTTCGCAAGGGCCGATCGCCGCTCGGCCGAAGCGCCAAACAGCAGCAGCGTATAGAACATGCCGATCGCGCCGATCGTTGCAAACGAGGCGAAGACGAGCAGCACGATCCATAGGGCGAAACTGGTCGAACGCCGCAGGATCACCGTCGACGGATCATACGATGCGTACCAACAAGGATATTCCCAGCCCGGACGGAAGCCGGCGACGATCTGCTCGGCCGTTTCGCGATCGGAGTACCAGGTCGGATTGCGGCGATAGGTCCAGCCGTAATAGTCGTCCTTTTTGGTGTGGACATGGACCAGGATCATCGGCTGATAGCGAACTTCGCCGCCATCCAGCTGTTTCTCGCCGAGATTGGTCTCCATTACGACGCATTTTCCCGAGACGTAGGTCGCTTCCGGAAACAGATAGGTCGCCACGACCGATTCGAACGCAATCGACGCCACCACCGCGACCAGGCCAATCGAGCCCAGAAACAGCAGTGAAGCGAAAAACATCGCCTCACCCACGCTTCCGATAAGCTTGGAGCCTGTGCGACGTTTGCCTCGTTTTTTCTCCCACAGTCGGGGCCAGCGGGCCATGCGCGAGTCGGTCCTCAAAGATTGGCAGCAAGTCGAATGCTGGGTGGAGTCGTTCCGGTACGCTAAAATATAGTCCTACTGACCCTTTCGCTACAGGATGCCGGGCCGATGATCTGCTTACGAAACGCGCTATTTTTCCTTACGATCCCCCTAATCGCCGCGGTCAGCCAAGCTGGCGAATGGCCGCAGATCCTGGGTCCGACCCGCAATGGCGTCGCCGAAGGGGAAAAATT
This sequence is a window from Blastopirellula retiformator. Protein-coding genes within it:
- a CDS encoding P-loop NTPase family protein, whose translation is MVSTNPFASRQVRPGAIPFQFSSDPSAEQIVEGLRDVGWRGAILGPHGSGKSTLLDTLSPLWRKYGLTERRVTFHRSAPSTGTLSPPDDLEILVVDGFEQLSWLKRRWFLWRSAPRIRELTNRRILVTAHAEIGLPVVYRTQPSEEMAVQLAEMLQRDVDPLVTADDARMMCRRHQGDLRETLFQLYHLYESRRA
- a CDS encoding ABC transporter ATP-binding protein: MFFASLLFLGSIGLVAVVASIAFESVVATYLFPEATYVSGKCVVMETNLGEKQLDGGEVRYQPMILVHVHTKKDDYYGWTYRRNPTWYSDRETAEQIVAGFRPGWEYPCWYASYDPSTVILRRSTSFALWIVLLVFASFATIGAIGMFYTLLLFGASAERRSALAKSAQKIELIGDLLPPSAYPNIPSGDNLTNSPGVRLAYRLPIEVSPAWWLFATLLFSLIWSGMTAVFALAAIADLERREPNWFLILLTIAAIAVGVWSIYHFLRQIALHTRVGPTYIEISNHPLLPGRDYKLHLSQAGRMHIKKMRVTLVCEEEATFLHGTDVRTETAKVYDAEVANFRGLVVRPGAPFEEQLHFQIPPAAMHSFKSSHNAVHWKLLVDLDAKGAGRQVRSFPIIVYPPV